The genomic interval CATGGCGGCAAGGAAGGGACCAGTGACTGAACTTAAAGAAAATTACCACAAACTTACCGAAGAGCTTAGAATTTGTAAAGAGGCGTTGCTGCGGGCTTTAGCTGATTTTGAAAATTTTCGCAAACGCAAAGAGCGAGAATTTTGTGAATTCCGCGAATATGCCAACGAAAATCTGCTTTCAGAATTAATTCCAGCCTTAGAAAACTTTGACCGGGCATTTTCCTTTGCAAAGCTCTCAAGCGAAAACAACAATTTACTTAAAGGTATTGAAATTGCCTATCGCCAATTGCAAGGCGTCTTAGAAAAGTTTGGTCTTAAAGAATACTCATGTCTAGACCAAACTTTTGATCCTAAATTAGCTGAGGTTGTGGGGTGTCTAGAAAATAACGATTTGCCAGAAAATACTGTGATTGAAGAACTTAACAAAGGCTACCAATATCGGGATAAAATCCTGCGGCCAGCCAAGGTAATTGTTAGTAAAAAATCTAACAAAGAGCCAAAAAGCCCTGAAGAATCGAGTGCAAAGGAGTGTGATAATCAATAAAAATTAAATCTTTTCCCGAAATCATAAGTCTAATAAAGTGAAAAGATTTTTTATGATTAACGGAGGCAATTATGTCAAAGATAATTGGAATTGATTTAGGAACAACTTTCTCATGTGTTGCCGTAATGGAACGAGGTCAACCAGTGGTGATTCCTAATCCTGAAGGCGGTCGAACAACCCCCTCGGTAGTGGCATTCGGCACGGAGCGGCTGGTTGGTACTTTAGCTAAGCGTCAGGCAATAATTAACCCTGAACGCACCATTTATTCCATCAAGCGGTTTATGGGTCGACGCTACTCTGAGGTAACCGAGGAAATTAAGCGTGTCCCCTATAAGGTTGTGCAAGCCCCAAATGGTGATGCCTGGGTTGAGGTTGAAGGCAAAACTTATTCGCCGCCGGAGATCTCAGCCATGATTCTTCAATATCTCAAAAAAGCTGCGGAATCCTATCTGGGTGAGCCGGTGACCAAAGCGGTGATCACGGTACCGGCTTATTTTAACGATTCCCAACGCCAAGCTACCAAAGATGCTGGTAAAATTGCCGGTCTCGAGGTATTGCGAATTATCAACGAACCGACCGCAGCGGCCTTGGCTTACGGATTAGATAAGAAAAAGAACGAAAAGATTGCGGTTTATGATTTGGGTGGAGGAACTTTCGATATCTCAATATTAGAGATCGGCGAAGGAGTCTTTGAAGTCCTCTCGACAAATGGTAATACGCACCTGGGTGGTGATGACTTTGACACCAGAATTA from candidate division WOR-3 bacterium carries:
- a CDS encoding nucleotide exchange factor GrpE; its protein translation is MAARKGPVTELKENYHKLTEELRICKEALLRALADFENFRKRKEREFCEFREYANENLLSELIPALENFDRAFSFAKLSSENNNLLKGIEIAYRQLQGVLEKFGLKEYSCLDQTFDPKLAEVVGCLENNDLPENTVIEELNKGYQYRDKILRPAKVIVSKKSNKEPKSPEESSAKECDNQ